A single Actinomadura algeriensis DNA region contains:
- a CDS encoding SMI1/KNR4 family protein, with protein sequence MDRKELAEAAFRLVGATAVELTCDAPGHPDDHTCLSVPAGMSVDDLAETIGTQFAGPYTPAHGSPPMPGGGDWAGWTHAWLWDARTIALGRAPDGRTVLAVTARDVPDPGGLPADMPWPDRVVAITGGPVTPSPAPDWTAIESRLGTPLPGDYKRLVEVFGCDGLFDEFFRVFDPAELLSYWNLFAGHDEAAGGLPGWPRPGGLIPWADNEHHETFWWIAEGPDPDRWPVYAVAEDDEGTRFDCTATELLFRQMTDREFPLTTTAEELTGHWFAKFDRRP encoded by the coding sequence ATGGACCGCAAGGAACTGGCCGAGGCCGCGTTCCGGCTCGTGGGCGCCACCGCCGTCGAGCTGACCTGCGACGCGCCCGGTCACCCCGACGACCACACCTGCCTGTCCGTCCCCGCCGGCATGAGCGTGGACGACCTGGCCGAGACGATCGGCACGCAGTTCGCGGGCCCCTACACCCCGGCGCACGGGTCGCCGCCGATGCCGGGCGGCGGCGACTGGGCCGGCTGGACGCACGCGTGGCTGTGGGACGCGCGGACGATCGCGCTCGGGCGGGCCCCGGACGGCCGCACCGTCCTCGCCGTCACGGCGCGGGACGTCCCCGACCCCGGCGGCCTGCCCGCGGACATGCCCTGGCCGGACCGCGTGGTCGCGATCACCGGAGGCCCCGTGACGCCGTCGCCCGCGCCCGACTGGACCGCGATCGAGTCCCGCCTGGGCACGCCCCTGCCCGGCGACTACAAACGACTCGTCGAAGTCTTCGGCTGCGACGGCCTGTTCGATGAGTTCTTCCGGGTCTTCGACCCGGCGGAGCTGCTCTCGTACTGGAACTTGTTCGCCGGTCACGACGAGGCGGCGGGCGGCCTTCCGGGCTGGCCCCGCCCGGGCGGGCTGATCCCCTGGGCGGACAACGAGCACCACGAGACGTTCTGGTGGATCGCCGAGGGGCCCGACCCCGACCGCTGGCCCGTCTACGCCGTGGCCGAGGACGACGAAGGAACCCGATTCGACTGCACGGCCACGGAACTGCTGTTCCGCCAGATGACCGACCGGGAGTTCCCCCTCACGACCACGGCGGAGGAGCTGACCGGGCACTGGTTCGCGAAGTTCGACCGGCGTCCCTGA
- a CDS encoding SAM-dependent methyltransferase — protein MVGDRRQPGGFDPNVPNIARMYDYYLGGKDHYTADRIRAEEAIAADPTLPVLIRENRAFLGRAVRYLAEQGVDQFLDIGTGLPTQQNVHQIAQAVNPGARVVYVDYDHQVVAHGRALLAGSDVTRMIQADLRRPREILGHPELDLLDFTKPVALLTVATMHFVPDEDDPPGIMAELRAALVPGSHLVMTHASADGVPDVVAKVVEVYNRTSAPGTPRTLEQVRGLFGEFEPVEPGIVWAPLWRPDHPVDPDRARQTWFYAGVGRKP, from the coding sequence ATGGTGGGCGACCGGCGGCAACCGGGCGGATTCGACCCGAATGTGCCGAATATTGCACGAATGTACGACTACTACCTGGGCGGCAAGGACCATTACACGGCCGACCGCATCCGCGCCGAGGAGGCGATCGCGGCCGATCCGACGCTCCCGGTGCTGATCAGGGAGAACCGCGCCTTTCTCGGACGCGCGGTCCGGTACCTCGCCGAGCAGGGCGTCGACCAGTTCCTCGACATCGGCACCGGCCTGCCCACCCAGCAGAACGTCCACCAGATCGCCCAGGCGGTGAACCCCGGCGCCCGCGTCGTCTACGTCGACTACGACCACCAGGTCGTCGCGCACGGCCGCGCGCTGCTCGCCGGCTCGGACGTCACGCGGATGATCCAGGCCGACCTCCGGCGCCCCCGGGAGATCCTCGGGCACCCCGAACTCGACCTCCTCGACTTCACCAAGCCGGTCGCGCTGCTGACGGTCGCGACCATGCACTTCGTCCCCGACGAGGACGACCCGCCCGGCATCATGGCCGAACTGCGCGCGGCGCTCGTCCCCGGCAGCCACCTCGTCATGACCCACGCCTCCGCCGACGGCGTCCCCGACGTCGTCGCCAAGGTCGTCGAGGTCTACAACCGCACGTCCGCTCCCGGAACGCCCCGCACCCTCGAACAGGTCCGCGGCCTGTTCGGGGAGTTCGAACCCGTCGAGCCCGGCATCGTGTGGGCGCCGCTGTGGCGCCCCGACCACCCGGTCGACCCGGACCGGGCCCGGCAGACGTGGTTCTACGCGGGCGTCGGACGCAAACCCTGA
- a CDS encoding DUF1990 family protein: protein MGIAAWRWVRRSRRVRRRRIRAGAPPEVERMPRRDGPRVQDARHGVGPVYQRRYTVRISGSPLTPEELIDRLGDDLNAASPVEVAVFDKTAGAAGAVEVGDEYLVHMPGPWNCPVRVVERTPASFRFATLRGHMEAGEIEFRAADGPEGLVFMIESWARSGDRFANVLYSGLGIAKEMQLHMWTHFCERVAELSGGRMVGEVEASTERADMPGTGPVTGAVAAAAAQGFALAARWRGGRPLHPRGLVVDFTMVLRGTSRSWFVPLLDDRKELRGEARLSRAAGLPPVLPDILGLALRWPQPGGDAELLLATTGHTPLGRHLLRPTTRWSPGFYGSLLAYRAGDHRVLLGAVARRPRTVPADLAALARALEEGPLSLDLVVATEFGRWERFGELRLTGPARTDEQAPMRFDPARRPIRGLRPAGPLQQVRAPVYAAARCAARPAEPERRLHADLRHRSPNFDPREHGPARPGRAGRGWHVDDLRQRLPAEPPGPPVPGGSWEIARRLVRDYAYADPAIIRRVQGAGPPEPGRDMLLEGRFYGLRFHLAVRVGDVVDRVVEVDGRRAQVWGWNYRTLQGHLERGQMDQEVRKWLDTGEVEFRIHAVSRRGPIPNLVVRIGFLLFGRYTQLKFYRRACDRMVRMTASGLAERRRALVREAG, encoded by the coding sequence ATGGGCATCGCGGCGTGGCGGTGGGTGCGGCGGTCCAGGCGGGTGCGGCGGCGCCGGATCCGGGCGGGAGCGCCCCCGGAGGTCGAGCGGATGCCGCGCCGGGACGGTCCCCGGGTGCAGGACGCGCGCCACGGCGTCGGGCCGGTCTACCAGCGGCGGTACACGGTCCGCATCTCCGGCAGCCCGCTGACGCCGGAGGAGCTGATCGACCGGCTGGGCGACGACCTCAACGCGGCGTCACCGGTGGAGGTCGCCGTCTTCGACAAGACGGCGGGCGCCGCGGGCGCGGTCGAGGTGGGCGACGAGTACCTCGTCCACATGCCGGGACCCTGGAACTGCCCGGTGCGCGTGGTGGAACGGACGCCCGCGTCGTTCCGGTTCGCGACGCTGCGGGGGCACATGGAGGCCGGGGAAATCGAGTTCCGGGCGGCGGACGGCCCGGAGGGGCTCGTGTTCATGATCGAGTCGTGGGCGCGCAGCGGCGACCGGTTCGCGAACGTCCTGTACAGCGGGCTGGGCATCGCGAAGGAAATGCAGCTGCACATGTGGACGCACTTCTGCGAGCGGGTCGCCGAACTGTCCGGGGGCCGCATGGTCGGTGAGGTCGAGGCCAGCACCGAGCGGGCGGACATGCCCGGCACCGGACCCGTCACCGGCGCGGTCGCCGCGGCGGCCGCGCAGGGGTTCGCGCTCGCCGCGCGGTGGCGCGGCGGCCGTCCGCTGCATCCGAGGGGGCTCGTCGTCGACTTCACGATGGTGCTGCGGGGGACGTCGCGGAGCTGGTTCGTCCCGCTCCTGGACGATCGCAAGGAGCTGCGCGGCGAGGCGCGGCTGTCCCGCGCGGCGGGGCTGCCGCCGGTCCTCCCGGACATCCTGGGACTGGCGTTGCGCTGGCCGCAGCCGGGCGGCGACGCGGAGCTGCTGCTCGCCACGACCGGGCACACGCCGCTGGGCCGGCATCTGCTGCGGCCCACGACGAGGTGGTCGCCGGGGTTCTACGGCTCGCTGCTCGCGTACCGGGCGGGCGATCACCGCGTGCTGCTGGGCGCGGTCGCGCGCCGTCCCCGGACCGTCCCGGCGGATCTCGCGGCGCTCGCGCGGGCGCTGGAGGAGGGTCCGCTGTCGCTGGACCTGGTGGTGGCGACCGAGTTCGGCCGGTGGGAACGGTTCGGCGAGCTGCGGCTCACCGGACCGGCGCGGACCGACGAGCAGGCGCCGATGCGGTTCGATCCCGCCCGGCGTCCCATCCGGGGGCTGCGCCCGGCGGGACCGCTCCAGCAGGTGCGCGCGCCCGTCTACGCGGCCGCCCGGTGCGCCGCCCGCCCCGCCGAGCCCGAACGGCGGCTGCACGCCGACCTGCGGCACCGGTCGCCCAACTTCGACCCGCGCGAGCACGGGCCGGCCCGCCCGGGACGGGCGGGGCGGGGCTGGCACGTCGACGACCTGCGGCAGCGGCTTCCGGCGGAACCGCCCGGGCCGCCGGTCCCCGGGGGGAGCTGGGAGATCGCGCGGCGGCTCGTCCGGGACTACGCGTACGCGGACCCGGCCATCATCCGCCGCGTGCAGGGCGCGGGCCCGCCCGAGCCGGGACGCGACATGCTCCTCGAGGGACGGTTCTACGGGCTGCGCTTCCATCTCGCGGTCCGCGTCGGGGACGTCGTCGACCGGGTCGTCGAGGTCGACGGGCGGCGGGCACAGGTGTGGGGCTGGAACTACCGGACGCTGCAGGGGCACCTCGAACGCGGCCAGATGGACCAGGAGGTGCGCAAATGGCTCGACACCGGGGAGGTCGAGTTCCGCATCCACGCCGTCTCGCGGCGGGGCCCCATCCCGAACCTCGTCGTCCGCATCGGTTTCCTGCTGTTCGGCCGGTACACGCAGCTCAAGTTCTACAGGCGGGCGTGCGACCGGATGGTGCGGATGACGGCGTCCGGGCTCGCCGAGCGCAGGCGGGCCCTCGTCCGGGAAGCCGGTTGA
- a CDS encoding class I adenylate-forming enzyme family protein — protein MQATTVGAALQGAAARNGTFLFDGDETITYPAFDDLADRVAAGLLARGVRRGDRIGLLGLNTPRWLAVFFGAARIGAVVVPLNVRYREAELAHMLGQSGARTVVGAGSAAGFDFAAFFDGFRTRIPGVRDYVFFDGPGFAGSTSFDELTAAPSDPGALAAARGAVTPDDPLLILYTSGTTGRPKGAVITHGSLLASASAQAAHFGMDERDVQLGHLPFNHVGGITCTVMTALVSGGAVALLAAFGPDGALRAVERHRVTLLSAVPTMFVLMLGHDSFAERDVSSVRTCVAGGSNVEPALGEAIRRGFPGASLYGLYGLSESSGACVLSRTDDDPETVARTLGVAIGGFEARTVGADGAVLPPGEDGELQIRGGCVAAGYWDMPDETAEAFLPDGWLATGDMALMEPDGHLVLRGRKKEMYIQGGFNVYPVEIENVLGAHPKVAMVAGFGVPDAVLGEVGCCYVVPRPDDEPPTPDELAAYCADRLADYKVPRRFVVTAEVPLTPVGKIHKALLKERHEAVPAE, from the coding sequence ATGCAGGCGACGACGGTCGGGGCCGCACTCCAAGGCGCGGCGGCCCGCAACGGGACGTTCCTGTTCGACGGCGACGAGACCATCACCTATCCCGCGTTCGACGACCTCGCCGACCGGGTCGCGGCCGGGCTGCTGGCCCGCGGCGTCCGCCGCGGCGACCGGATCGGGCTGCTCGGCCTCAACACCCCGCGCTGGCTCGCGGTCTTCTTCGGCGCCGCCCGCATCGGCGCCGTCGTCGTCCCGCTCAACGTCCGGTACCGGGAGGCCGAGCTCGCCCACATGCTCGGCCAGAGCGGCGCCCGGACGGTCGTCGGCGCGGGCTCCGCCGCCGGGTTCGACTTCGCGGCGTTCTTCGACGGGTTCCGCACGCGAATCCCCGGCGTGCGCGACTACGTGTTCTTCGACGGTCCCGGCTTCGCGGGCAGCACCTCGTTCGACGAGCTGACCGCGGCGCCGTCCGACCCGGGCGCCCTCGCGGCCGCGCGCGGCGCCGTCACCCCGGACGACCCGCTGCTGATCCTCTACACCTCGGGTACCACCGGACGCCCGAAGGGCGCGGTCATCACGCACGGGAGCCTGCTGGCGTCGGCGTCCGCGCAGGCCGCGCACTTCGGGATGGACGAGCGCGACGTCCAGCTCGGTCACCTGCCGTTCAACCACGTCGGCGGCATCACCTGCACCGTCATGACCGCGCTGGTGTCCGGCGGCGCGGTCGCGCTGCTGGCCGCGTTCGGCCCGGACGGCGCCCTGCGCGCCGTCGAACGCCACCGGGTGACGCTGCTGAGCGCCGTCCCGACGATGTTCGTGCTGATGCTCGGGCACGACTCGTTCGCCGAACGGGACGTGTCGTCCGTCCGGACGTGCGTCGCGGGCGGCTCGAACGTGGAGCCCGCCCTGGGCGAGGCGATCCGGCGCGGCTTCCCCGGCGCGTCGCTGTACGGCCTGTACGGGCTGTCGGAGTCGTCCGGCGCGTGCGTGCTGTCCCGGACGGACGACGACCCCGAGACGGTCGCGCGCACCCTCGGCGTGGCGATCGGCGGGTTCGAGGCCCGGACGGTCGGCGCGGACGGGGCCGTCCTCCCGCCGGGGGAGGACGGCGAGCTGCAGATTCGCGGCGGCTGCGTCGCCGCCGGATACTGGGACATGCCGGACGAGACGGCCGAGGCGTTCCTGCCGGACGGCTGGCTCGCGACCGGCGACATGGCCCTCATGGAGCCGGACGGGCACCTGGTGCTGCGGGGCCGCAAGAAGGAGATGTACATCCAGGGCGGCTTCAACGTGTACCCGGTGGAGATCGAGAACGTGCTCGGCGCGCACCCGAAGGTCGCGATGGTCGCCGGGTTCGGCGTCCCCGACGCCGTCCTCGGCGAGGTCGGCTGCTGCTACGTGGTGCCGCGCCCGGACGATGAGCCGCCCACGCCGGACGAGCTCGCCGCGTACTGCGCGGACCGGCTCGCCGACTACAAGGTGCCGCGCCGGTTCGTCGTCACCGCCGAGGTCCCGCTGACCCCCGTCGGCAAGATCCACAAGGCGCTGCTCAAGGAGCGCCACGAGGCGGTTCCCGCCGAATAG
- a CDS encoding protein kinase domain-containing protein, which translates to MTTPLLDRDPRQLGGYWLAARLGAGGQGVVYEGYDDRGARVAVKALHPDAITEAYREGMRKEVATLQRVAAFCTARIIAADLDHPPPYIVSEYVPGPDLQGWVDRNGAYGPGELHRLAIGIATALSSIHRAGVIHRDLKPANVLLGPDGPRVIDFGIAKTEEMSRSATGQLKGTPRWMAPELFRGRRATPAVDVWAWGAIVLFAANGTAPFDGGSLPVLMHQITTREPDTSMLAEPLRGLVEAALDQDPEARPSPEELLTGLIGGDSSNPLEAGRRAAGKGARPSVTLPPSLAELAERAYAELDVRAQEAVPRILLRMVVARPDADDVLCTVPLDDLTDGDTDQDAVYRVLNAFGEAGLLRRADDGSVGIGTPALLRAWPRMRDWVDAERHGLDRHHALAEAARRWTGGGRRPADLLQGSRLDEARDWASTGRRRLTLNHAERAFLEASVEQTRRRARTRTIVTAALGALLLVAVISGGAAGAQSVRLSTANETVSAQRDAAVGTQLATQAVQLRRTDPALARRLAVAAASLAGDTPETHNALLALSSQWEQDIWTPPGVDGSWNQVHPAGGGPNVFWKRDQPKIVFADAETRETRTITVEGAPLTGMDVTRDGKRLFTLQTDGTMTFWDIAKGTASPLPYKHTMGTGLFLSPTGKKLIKTTGGRVSVLDSATGRELFTVEAKYSTFGPAMSPDERYLVMPLEDGAKRMRLAWWDLTTGKEVDGRHNAPNQYPFVDARQFLDTTFSPDGRLLATYVSLDGASADQIVVLDAHTREIRTSLSVPEGVDDKSLDFSPDGRFIATAMTMWSTEPGTNEGPYLHYVPDAMCSGTRFDRAGNSLRCVDHQDRIRSIDVSGFTDRLRFAPFGVDSAISRDGGTLAVRTQPGTVQIWDPAKGKRRADVPVGGTAERALALSPDGRLLALAGADGKIEVWDVAKRGRRTVIDTGAPAASYRPPPSFAPDGKALAVLVSTGPSHLKFWDTSTGRPLGEARARPEGRAAISGDQRIVWSEDGRRVVSATDLGVVEFPSGRTAVAPGALGAGTVDRTVQALGPQGVLATVEGVADQRSLIFWDAATLKPKGRPIRLPEGKTPITALSPDGRLAATADIRGKINIWDVETGRGLGLALTGHTTSTDTVIQSLAFSPDGTRVYSVGQDDAALVTHVVSPRLLKSALCKETGQLTKAQWKQYVGKYDGMEYQRTC; encoded by the coding sequence GTGACCACCCCGCTGCTGGACCGCGACCCCCGCCAGCTCGGCGGCTACTGGCTCGCGGCGCGGCTCGGCGCCGGCGGCCAGGGCGTCGTCTACGAAGGCTACGACGACCGGGGCGCCCGGGTCGCCGTCAAGGCGCTGCACCCGGACGCGATCACCGAGGCGTACCGCGAAGGGATGCGCAAGGAGGTCGCCACGCTGCAGCGCGTCGCGGCGTTCTGCACCGCCCGGATCATCGCCGCCGATCTCGACCACCCGCCGCCGTACATCGTCAGCGAGTACGTCCCCGGCCCCGACCTGCAGGGCTGGGTCGACCGCAACGGCGCCTACGGCCCCGGCGAGCTCCACCGGCTCGCGATCGGCATCGCGACCGCGCTGTCGTCCATCCACCGCGCGGGCGTGATCCACCGCGACCTGAAACCGGCGAACGTCCTGCTCGGCCCGGACGGCCCGCGCGTCATCGACTTCGGCATCGCCAAGACCGAGGAGATGTCGCGCAGCGCGACCGGGCAGCTCAAGGGCACGCCCCGGTGGATGGCGCCCGAACTGTTCCGGGGACGGCGCGCCACCCCCGCCGTGGACGTGTGGGCGTGGGGCGCGATCGTCCTGTTCGCCGCGAACGGGACCGCGCCCTTCGACGGCGGTTCGCTGCCCGTCCTCATGCACCAGATCACCACGCGCGAGCCCGACACGAGCATGCTCGCCGAACCCCTCCGGGGCCTCGTCGAGGCCGCGCTCGACCAGGACCCGGAGGCGCGGCCGTCCCCGGAGGAACTCCTCACCGGCCTCATCGGCGGCGACTCGAGCAACCCCCTCGAAGCGGGCCGGCGGGCGGCGGGCAAGGGCGCCCGGCCGTCGGTGACGCTGCCGCCGTCCCTGGCCGAACTCGCCGAACGCGCCTACGCCGAGCTCGACGTCCGCGCGCAGGAGGCCGTCCCGCGCATCCTGCTCCGCATGGTCGTCGCGCGCCCCGACGCCGACGACGTCCTGTGCACCGTCCCGCTCGACGACCTCACCGACGGCGACACCGACCAGGACGCCGTCTACCGCGTCCTGAACGCCTTCGGCGAGGCGGGCCTGCTGCGGCGCGCCGACGACGGCTCGGTCGGCATCGGCACCCCCGCCCTGCTGCGCGCGTGGCCCCGCATGCGCGACTGGGTGGACGCCGAACGGCACGGCCTCGACCGGCACCACGCCCTCGCCGAGGCGGCCCGCCGCTGGACGGGCGGCGGCCGCCGGCCCGCCGACCTGCTGCAGGGATCACGGCTGGACGAGGCGCGCGACTGGGCGTCCACCGGACGCCGCCGCCTCACCCTCAACCACGCCGAGCGGGCCTTCCTGGAGGCGTCGGTCGAGCAGACCCGCCGCCGCGCCCGGACCCGGACGATCGTGACCGCGGCCCTCGGCGCGCTGCTGCTGGTGGCCGTGATCAGCGGGGGTGCGGCCGGCGCGCAGAGCGTCCGGCTCAGCACGGCCAACGAGACGGTGTCGGCGCAGCGCGACGCGGCGGTCGGCACGCAGCTCGCGACGCAGGCCGTCCAGCTCCGCCGCACCGACCCCGCGCTCGCGCGCCGCCTCGCCGTCGCCGCCGCGTCCCTCGCCGGGGACACCCCGGAGACGCATAACGCGCTGCTGGCGCTGTCCTCGCAGTGGGAGCAGGACATCTGGACGCCGCCCGGCGTGGACGGCTCGTGGAACCAGGTGCATCCGGCGGGCGGCGGCCCGAACGTCTTCTGGAAGCGCGACCAGCCGAAGATCGTCTTCGCGGACGCCGAGACCCGGGAGACCCGCACGATCACCGTCGAGGGCGCCCCCCTCACCGGAATGGACGTGACCAGGGACGGCAAGCGCCTGTTCACCCTCCAGACCGACGGAACCATGACGTTCTGGGACATCGCGAAGGGGACCGCGAGCCCGCTGCCGTACAAGCACACGATGGGCACCGGCCTGTTCCTCAGCCCCACCGGCAAGAAGCTGATCAAGACGACCGGCGGCCGCGTCTCGGTGCTCGACAGCGCCACCGGCAGGGAACTGTTCACCGTCGAGGCGAAGTACTCGACCTTCGGCCCGGCGATGTCCCCGGACGAGCGTTACCTGGTCATGCCCCTCGAGGACGGCGCGAAGCGGATGCGCCTCGCCTGGTGGGACCTGACGACCGGCAAGGAGGTGGACGGCCGCCACAACGCCCCGAACCAGTACCCGTTCGTCGACGCGAGGCAGTTCCTGGACACGACGTTCAGCCCCGACGGCCGCCTCCTCGCCACGTACGTCAGCCTGGACGGGGCGTCCGCGGACCAGATCGTCGTCCTGGACGCGCACACCCGCGAGATCCGCACGTCCCTGTCCGTGCCGGAGGGCGTCGACGACAAGAGCCTCGACTTCAGCCCGGACGGCCGGTTCATCGCCACCGCGATGACGATGTGGAGCACCGAACCCGGCACGAACGAGGGCCCGTACCTGCACTACGTCCCGGACGCGATGTGCAGCGGCACCCGGTTCGACCGCGCCGGGAACAGCCTGCGCTGCGTCGACCACCAGGACCGGATCCGGTCGATCGACGTGTCCGGTTTCACCGACCGGCTCCGGTTCGCCCCGTTCGGCGTCGACTCGGCGATCAGCCGCGACGGGGGCACGCTCGCCGTGCGCACGCAGCCCGGGACCGTCCAGATCTGGGACCCGGCGAAGGGGAAGCGCCGCGCGGACGTGCCCGTCGGCGGGACGGCCGAGCGCGCCCTGGCGCTGTCGCCGGACGGCCGCCTCCTCGCCCTGGCCGGGGCGGACGGCAAGATCGAGGTCTGGGACGTCGCGAAGCGCGGCAGGCGCACGGTGATCGACACCGGCGCCCCGGCCGCGTCCTACCGGCCGCCGCCCTCGTTCGCGCCGGACGGCAAGGCGCTCGCCGTGCTGGTGTCCACGGGCCCGAGCCATCTGAAGTTCTGGGACACCTCGACCGGACGGCCGCTCGGCGAGGCCCGCGCCCGGCCGGAGGGGAGGGCCGCGATCAGCGGCGACCAGCGGATCGTGTGGAGCGAGGACGGACGCCGCGTCGTCTCGGCCACCGACCTCGGGGTCGTCGAGTTCCCGTCGGGCAGGACGGCCGTCGCGCCGGGCGCGCTCGGCGCGGGCACGGTGGACCGCACCGTCCAGGCGCTCGGCCCCCAGGGCGTCCTGGCGACCGTCGAGGGCGTGGCGGACCAGCGTTCCCTCATCTTCTGGGACGCCGCGACGCTCAAGCCGAAAGGCCGTCCCATCCGCCTCCCGGAGGGCAAGACGCCGATCACCGCGTTGTCCCCGGACGGACGGCTGGCGGCGACCGCCGACATCCGCGGCAAGATCAACATCTGGGACGTGGAGACGGGACGCGGCCTCGGGCTCGCGCTCACCGGGCACACGACGAGCACCGACACGGTGATCCAGTCGCTCGCGTTCAGCCCCGACGGCACCCGCGTCTACAGCGTCGGCCAGGACGACGCGGCACTCGTCACCCACGTCGTCTCACCGCGCCTCCTGAAGAGCGCCCTCTGCAAGGAGACCGGCCAGCTGACCAAGGCCCAATGGAAGCAGTACGTAGGTAAATACGACGGGATGGAGTACCAGCGAACCTGCTGA
- a CDS encoding HPP family protein, translating to MPVERSPAWYHVEVLERRCPVGAVRAVYCGTNSFLSMAIMAGLAYATHAPFIFPSLGPTAFLLFFSPRSANASPYNTLVGHLIGLCSGYFALVVTGLTSAPPDLEHVTGERVLAAAIALGLTCGLMPLLRAAHPPAGATTLIIALGLLRSPEDLAIMSAAVLVIVAQGLVINRFAGIPYPLWKPAPDA from the coding sequence ATGCCCGTCGAACGATCACCCGCCTGGTACCACGTCGAGGTGCTGGAACGGCGTTGTCCCGTTGGTGCGGTGCGCGCGGTGTACTGCGGCACGAACAGTTTCCTGTCGATGGCGATCATGGCGGGCCTGGCGTACGCCACCCACGCGCCGTTCATCTTCCCGTCGCTCGGCCCCACGGCGTTCCTGCTGTTCTTCTCGCCCCGCAGCGCGAACGCGTCCCCGTACAACACGCTGGTCGGGCATCTCATCGGCCTGTGCTCCGGCTACTTCGCGCTGGTCGTCACCGGGCTGACGAGCGCCCCGCCCGACCTCGAGCACGTGACGGGCGAGCGCGTCCTCGCGGCCGCGATCGCGCTGGGGCTGACCTGCGGTCTGATGCCGCTGTTGCGGGCCGCGCACCCGCCCGCCGGGGCCACCACGCTGATCATCGCGCTCGGCCTGCTGCGCAGCCCCGAGGATCTGGCGATCATGTCGGCGGCGGTGCTGGTGATCGTCGCGCAGGGCCTGGTCATCAACCGGTTCGCGGGCATCCCCTACCCGCTGTGGAAGCCCGCCCCGGACGCCTGA
- a CDS encoding SPFH domain-containing protein → MADVQRRPLLRHLRGAPTTYVRHLRRGKPVHEGVGVSFWFRPLTAVISEVPVDDRELPLLFHARTADYQDVSVQATVTYRIEEPALAARRLDFAINPDTGAWRAAPLDQVATMLTESAQQHALTLAAGMTLREAIIGGPVELRDAVTAGLAGDARLTDTGITIVGVRVVAVRPEADVERALQTPAREEVQQEADRATYERRALAVERERAIAENEMQNQIELAQREEQLVARRGHNERRRAEEDAAAAWVAARAASEREKLAAVTQAENRRELGAAEAEANAAYLAVYRDMDPAILLALAAGTLAERLPEIGQLNLAPDVLTGALARLTAPRDAT, encoded by the coding sequence ATGGCGGACGTTCAGCGCAGGCCGCTGCTGCGGCACCTGAGGGGCGCGCCCACCACCTACGTCCGGCACCTGCGGCGCGGGAAGCCGGTGCACGAGGGCGTCGGGGTGTCCTTCTGGTTCCGTCCGCTGACGGCGGTGATCAGCGAGGTGCCGGTGGACGACCGGGAGCTGCCGCTGCTCTTCCACGCCCGCACCGCCGACTACCAGGACGTCAGCGTGCAGGCCACGGTGACGTACCGGATCGAGGAGCCGGCGCTGGCGGCCCGGCGGCTGGACTTCGCGATCAACCCGGACACCGGCGCGTGGCGGGCGGCGCCGCTCGACCAGGTCGCGACGATGCTCACCGAGAGCGCGCAGCAGCACGCGCTGACGCTGGCGGCCGGGATGACGCTGCGGGAGGCGATCATCGGCGGGCCGGTCGAGCTCCGGGACGCGGTGACGGCCGGGCTCGCGGGGGACGCGCGGCTCACCGACACCGGCATCACGATCGTCGGCGTGCGGGTCGTCGCCGTCCGTCCGGAGGCCGACGTGGAGCGGGCGCTGCAGACGCCCGCCCGCGAGGAGGTGCAGCAGGAGGCCGACCGGGCGACCTACGAGCGGCGCGCCCTCGCGGTCGAGCGGGAGCGCGCGATCGCCGAGAACGAGATGCAGAACCAGATCGAGCTGGCGCAGCGCGAGGAGCAGCTCGTCGCGCGGCGCGGGCACAACGAGCGCCGCCGGGCCGAGGAGGACGCGGCCGCCGCGTGGGTCGCGGCGCGGGCCGCGTCCGAGCGGGAGAAGCTGGCCGCCGTCACACAGGCGGAGAACCGGCGGGAGCTGGGCGCCGCCGAGGCGGAGGCGAACGCCGCGTACCTGGCCGTCTACCGGGACATGGACCCGGCGATCCTGCTGGCGCTGGCCGCCGGCACGCTCGCGGAACGGCTGCCGGAGATCGGGCAGCTCAACCTCGCTCCGGACGTGCTGACCGGCGCGCTGGCC